The Hippoglossus hippoglossus isolate fHipHip1 chromosome 10, fHipHip1.pri, whole genome shotgun sequence DNA segment AAACAGGGTCACGAGAGGTCACCGTCATACGTCACAGATGGAGGAATTTGTAGGCCTAACGATCGTTGGTGTGAACAGATGTATCACTCTGGTCCAAAATCACCACTCAGTCTCCCGTGATTGAATTGTGTTGTTCGCTGCCGGATATACTAAtgcatcataaaatatatttggatAATACTTTTTAATAACAGTAGTGTGTTTACTTAAAATAGTACTGTACGTAAATACAATATTTGGTGCTTGTACTTCACTGGAGTATGCCAGTTTGACTGTCTGATACTGAAAGTCTGAAACAGGGtacttaatttttttataaatattcttattttttggTTAGTTCGCAGATTCAAATTTGTAATTCAAAGTGTGATTAATAAATACATGATGATGTACTGTTAGGATAAGTTGCCCAGAAGGAAATTCACAAACTACCCAGCAGCATGTAAAGTTTGAAATATCTTCACATTTATAATCATATTCCAATACTATAAATAATCCAGATAGTTTCATCCTAGTACTTAGACAAATCTTGAGTATTTGCAATGTTTATTAACTGTTGCTATTGCTATTAATTGTAAAAGATGTACTTTCCCAATACTGACTGTTAATTTGAATCCTGCAAAGTAACTTAAAAGACCTACTATATAAAATGGAGTAAAAAGTAttactttttttcaaaattacGGAGGAGTGGAAATATTCAAGTGAAGTTATAACGACAAGCATGTTGTTATACAGTGGCTCTACTCTCTATCTGCTGCTAATGGGACATTTGATTGTGTTACATCTTATTGTTGTGTAACGATGACAACAACGATGACGATCGCTCTTCTTTCGCCCTGGTTCCTGGAGAATGTGGCGGAGTGATACGTCTGTGGATGTCCGCTGCTCCTGCGTAGTGGTGGAATGCGGAGCGTCGGGTGGGTCCCGCACTAGTGTCTGTAAACACCCCGCACGGTGAACCATCACACGGGACTCAGACAGGGGTGAGCTGGTTTCAATCGTGAATTTTCCCCCGGTTCAGTTTTTGGGTTTTGTCTGATCGGGAGCATGGAGCTGGACCGGCGGCTGCTGCTGGCCCACTGTGCGGTCCACGCCCTGTCGTTCGCGGCGGGGCTGCTGGTGGTCGTGCCCATGGCTCTCAACGGCTCCGCTTTCAAAGGCCGCTGCGCCCTCTTCTCCACCGGCTACTGGAGGACCGAGAGCCGGGCCGAGGCCCCGGAGCAGCCGGGGGACGTCTCCCAGCTGGTGGTGCAGCAGTGGGGGCCACTCGCCGCCTGCCAGTTCGCCACGTTCGTCGGTATTTTCTCGGTGCTGTACGGGGCAGCGCAGGGCTGGAGGTGTCTCTTCTACCTGCATGGACGACACGACGAGTGAGTCCACTGCACAacacaagagcacacacacaactgagcacacacacaaccaaagaACTGGGTTTTAATACACTAATATCATTACTTCCATATTAAATAACTGCATACTCCACTAGGTTTATAAGGAAATTATGTACATCTTACAATATAACAtaacatgttttcactggtgaCCTTTCATAGTTAtagtaagtaataagtaataaCACATTATTAAAGATGAATGCAGTGTATTTtggcttgtgtttgttttaggaCATTTTTGCCACAAGACAAACAGCTCCACCAAAATCCAATTCCAATTAGGTTGTTGATAATCATTCATAGGAGGTAAAATAATTCTATATTTCAGGAAAAAATCAAGCTAAGAGAACATGTCACAAATGTGTGGAGCAGAGCTTTATTTGATCTTGTGTGTCATCACCACCCCTAAGGTTTATCTCATTTACCCTCTGACCCCTGAAACCAGGaatgctccttttctttttttcaatgttaACAATCCAATATTCTATCTGCTACACATGCcattttttctactttttgaTACTTTaagtaaagtatttttttacatttatcaaGTTGGACTTTGGTCATCTGTCACTTTTCTGCACCATTTTAAAGACCAAACAATTAGTCAGATATTCAGGAAATTGATCAACAGGTTAAAAGTGGTTATTTATTGCAAAGTATGCACAGTATGTGTAAAGTCTGTACTGTTCTGTTTCTGCTCAGCACCCTGTTTTCATCATTCCTGACTGTGctgctgagtgtgtgcgtgctaTTCCTGTCTGGAGGGGCCAGTGTCCTCTTGTCTATGGGTCTGGCCTCGTGGTGCGACACTGTGACTGACAACAACACACGACCATACAGGTAAGAAGTCTTCTTCTGTAACGTTCTGACACTGTCCTGTCCATCAAATTACAAATGTTGTTGGAGTGATATAGCGATAACTTGCTCGGAGTGCAAAGTTTGTCTGCACAAAGCCACCCAGAACCAAAACAGTTAAACACTGGGGATGCTGTTGTGGAAATTTCTGCCTATATCTCATAACTAAATGGTAATTTTGAATTGATAAAGATTTATTTAATGGGGTTTTTATGCCTTCATGCCAGTGGCCAGAGGCCGTATGTTTTTGGGTGGTCCGTCCATACGACCATCCCATACAcgtgaacgcgatatctcaagaatgtcttgagggaatttattcaaatttgttacaaatattcacttggacgATCTgcttagattttggtggtcaaaggtcactgtggtCTCACAAAATATGTTAATATAAGTTATTGTAAATATATTAACACAAACCTACATGTATTTAAGAAATATTATAGGgctgaatttgtattttttttaatgtattttcagCTGTATATGCTGTTGATATTTATAACTATGCTATGGAAACTTTCTCATCCTCTCATGTTTGCCTGTGTTTAGCTGTGCAGAGTCCCAGTCTGTTCCACTGTATCTGGATGTGGACACCTCCTCTTTCTACACAGAGCTCAACCTGGCTCAGGTAAGAGTGataacagcagcacacaaacacagtcaagGTCACATTCACTTTTGTAGTTGCCACAACAGGACTATGTATTTGTGAGGTTTTCTGTTATATATAGATCTAAAATTATGAGACATGGGCTTTCTGTCTttatatcattatcattatataatataaatataatgttgttttactttcatAGTATTTGACAAGTCATTAGCTATTCTGGCTTTTCTATGTACATGCAGGTTTTAATCACAAAACTAATTTAATGTTTGTGGTTAAaaccagagaaaagaaagacagaaaaaaggatAGGCCGAATGAAgatgggaggaagaaagaaagatggacagaaagagaaaaaagtctCATTAATGTAGTTATTAATGCAGTTTGTccattatttttctgtttttgcttgtgtctgtttgttttcctgctttttttcctcacacacatttatctgATAATCAGACTAAACCAAACCGGCAAAACTGCACCTGAACAGAACAAAGCAGACCTATGTGAATCGCTGAAAATATCTTAAGACACCACCTATCCTAGCATTCACTTGTTATGCACATGTGGCTCTTCGGGATATTTTGAAGCGTCTTTTTTAAGACTGACCCTGTGTCCTCAGGTTTCTCTGTGGGGTGTGACGGCTCTGTGGCTGGCTCAGTCGATCCTGGCTTTCCTGCGGCTCTACCACTCCCACAGCCAGCACATCAGTGGGCCGTGTCTTCCCCGAGAGAAGGAGCTCCTCCTGGGACACAGTCCGTCTGAGAGTGGCAgctccccctcacctccacatccCCCACTGACACCCACCATCTTAGTCTGAGTCAGAGGGAATGAGGTAGTGATGTTTGGTGTTACCCTTAGCCCCAATATCTAAATTAATACAGTTCTTCACAGCATGTAGGTTATGCATATCTTGAGTATAGTTTACTGGAGTATAAATCAGCTGATATGTAACAAGAAACTTTATGTTACAGGTTTATGTTTCCACTGTAAAGAAGGTCAAATATACgttgataaccaaatttaagGGATCTTtaagataaatgttttaattggtctttgtttttaaaatggatATTGGTACCATCCACAGTGAAAAATACAATATCCTCCAGGCTTTATTATATAATCATATGATGTTTGAGCAGGGCCAACATCACTTACATAACTGCACTGCTAACTCAAGCACGCATCACCTCATAGTGACTCTTTCTCCATGCATTAGAGTTGATTCACGTCACTGATGACATCACGAACAGAAAAATGTTTCAGTGTACTCAGGATGCATGGTTGTTTACAGTTCTGCTTGAGTCTAACCGTTTGCACAGTTGTATCCTCATCAGGgagaatacatttttgttttgttgtttttgtttagctGACTTGTTCCAAGTGTATAAATCAGATGTAGCACTGAGgcgcttttattgtgaagcatgTGGTAAGAGTGTGACTGAGCCACTGTGTATGTGAAACAGGCTCACTGTGTGAGCATGACCTCAATGTTCTGTTGTGTAACAGAAAAATGGCTGCTGACTCTCTCCTCTTGTGATGATTTCTAtatgatgctgtttgtgtggATACAACCGCTCTCAGGGTGTTAATGAATCAGACAAATCTCCTCTAATGATTTCGGCAGAGTCTGTCGAAGATGAATTTAGGAGTTTAACTTTCAAGGATTTGTGAGAGTTTCCTGTTGAGAGAGGTTTGTGTGGAGCCCAAAGGTTCAGTGAAGAAGACAGAAGTTACTAAGATGCTGAGTTTTTATAAACAAATTGTTCTTAGctgtttttaagtttctttctctttgacTGAAGTGGTTGTAATGAAACGCAGACAGCGGAGCAAGAAATCTGAAGTTTACAGAGACGAGACAGCGTTGTGACTTGAAATCAAATGTAACATATGACACCTTTTGTATTATAACTGACAATGGACTTGCTTTTTACCTCTTGTACCCGTTTGTgcttattcatatttatgttttttgcaCTTGTCTTGTTGACTGAATAAAAAGCTTCTCAGTATGAAAGAATGTTGTCTTAACTCCGACATACCAAGTTCTTTATATTTGACAAATCATTTGAATCAAATGTCAGacaattgtgaaaatgtaaagcTCCCAAAGTCAAAGGTGACATAGTAATTAtagaaataaaagtaataataaaaaaaattgcagcAAATTCTCACAAAACTGGAACCAGTAAATGTTTGGtggttttaaagaaaataacctAAATTATTGATCAGGTATTCTAACAGTATTAGTAATCAATTGAACACTACTTTAGAACTTTGTTACATGACAGACAAGTTGTGATAGACATTACTTCTGTTGCCATGTAAAAGGAACATGactaaaacatgaaaaacaacatgcTGTGCAAAGTACCAGCTGTCAATCGCATGGTAGCCACACACTAAACCATACTCTACATCTATTTTACTCTCAAAGGACCATAATTTATGAAAAGAACATCATGTATTAAAGAAGACCGTACATTTCTAAGATAATGtttactgaataaaaacatctccacttcctccaactatcggaagctaaaatatcctgcatACAAATGCCACCATGTTGTTCATTagcagccagagtctgcacagtagcgatcaggggatggagccacggtagcGACGTCCTGTTGATACACATGTTCGCCTAATCAcatgtcagtctcagctgtcaaccatGATGTTATtccatgtttttacagcatcaaataactgaaaCCAAACCTTccttattttgactttttaaattaGTCCAtttcccatctgttaacatggaggaagcaggatttatgaccAATACCGCAGCCGGTCACTAGGTGGtgatcgagacgctttggcttcacttttgcggaGCGGTCATGTCACCCATCTTTATAATCAGTCTAATGATGTCATACAATCAGCTGTGCTGGTCATTAGAAAGAACGCAGGTTGAAGAGGCCTCAATGTTGGTTTAACTTATCAGACCCAGAGTCACTgtaattttttaaatattagcTTCAGAGTCTTTTTTACATACTTTGgaaatatatctaaatatattttgCCTCAAGAAATATGGACGTGCATGATCAAACATCAGGTGTAGTACCATTTCCTGTCGTTGCGTGGAAGTATAGAGCCCTACGAGTGTTTAATGTGACAGTAACGACAAGAGCGAAGAAGCAAAGAGCCAATCACAAACTAGGGCACCATATTGAATTGTTTTGATCCAACCCTCTGCTTCTTACTTCTTTTTACTTCTgggtttggttgttttgtttttgaaataaaaggAGCCACAGTTAAAATAAGACGACAGCGGGAATCTGTCCTCACAAGGACACCATGAAGCTGACGGAAATCAAAAAGTTAAAGGTGGCGGAGCTGCGGTCCAGACTGAGAGAAGTTGGGTTGGACAGCGGAGGACTGAAGGCTGAGCTGGTGGTCAGGCTGTGGTCTGCTCTAGACTCGGGACTCAGCGGGAGAGGCGAGGAAACTCGGGTGGAACTACAACATGACGACTCACCGACACCAGCAGCAccgacagacacagaggaggtcCCCGCTCCGTCCTCCTCGCCGCCGGCGGCAGAAGCGTGTATTACTGCGCCATGTTGCCCGGACAGCACCAGAGAGTTTACGGACAGCGGGACACAGACTGAGCCCGAGTCCGGAGCGACTGCACCACAGCACGGCTCCGAGTTCGTGTCAGAGTCCGTGAGAGGGAACCAGGCGGAGTtaggaggagaggtggaggctcccggggaggagaggagagatccgtcctctgaggagACGAACAGAGGGAGAGCTTTCTACGAGTTTAAAGAGGAGATACGATACAAAAggtagtcacacacacactcacacacactcacactcacacacagaaatgagCAGGTTTTCTAAGCACCTTGGAGAACTtgtgtcttctgtctcttcatATAAACCGGGACTGACTCCATGCTGTTGAGAT contains these protein-coding regions:
- the zgc:153018 gene encoding transmembrane protein 179 gives rise to the protein MELDRRLLLAHCAVHALSFAAGLLVVVPMALNGSAFKGRCALFSTGYWRTESRAEAPEQPGDVSQLVVQQWGPLAACQFATFVGIFSVLYGAAQGWRCLFYLHGRHDDTLFSSFLTVLLSVCVLFLSGGASVLLSMGLASWCDTVTDNNTRPYSCAESQSVPLYLDVDTSSFYTELNLAQVSLWGVTALWLAQSILAFLRLYHSHSQHISGPCLPREKELLLGHSPSESGSSPSPPHPPLTPTILV